The proteins below are encoded in one region of Segatella copri:
- a CDS encoding OPT family oligopeptide transporter: MEEKDNLQLPENAFRELKDGEEYKPLMSPDKVYPEVNGWSVTWGIVMAVIFSAAAAYLGLKVGQVFEAAIPIAIIAVGVSTATKRSKALGENVIIQSIGACSGAVVAGAIFTLPAIYILQAKYPEMTTSFMKIFMASALGGVLGILFLIPFRKYFVSDMHGKYPFPEATATTQVLVSGAKGGDQAKPLLIAGLVGGLYDFIVASLGWWNENFTSRVVSLGCDLADKAKLVFKVNTGAAVLGLGYIIGLKYAFFTCLGSLVVWWLIVPGMSVIFHDSVLSAWDPSIVKTVGAMSPEEIFRAYARSIGIGGIAMAGIIGIIKSWGIIKSAVGLAAKELKGKSDVDENVKRTQRDISFKIIAIGSLVTILVTFLFFWFGVMEGNLLFAIIAILLVAVIAFLFTTVAANAIAIVGSNPVSGMTLMTLIFASVVMVAVGLKGPGGMLAALIMGGVVCTALSVAGSFITDLKIGYWLGTTPKKQEGWKFLGTLVSAATVGGVMMLLNETYGFASGSLAAPQANAMAAVIDPLMNGVGAPWVLYGIGAVIAIVLTYFKIPALAFALGMFIPLELNVPLLVGGAINWYVTSRSKDAKVNSERGEKGTLIASGFIAGGALMGVVSALLKFGGIEVSIADSWWVNPMSEVCSLLAYICLIGFFIRATKK, from the coding sequence ATGGAAGAAAAAGACAATTTGCAACTCCCCGAGAACGCATTCCGCGAACTGAAAGACGGGGAGGAATATAAGCCGCTGATGTCGCCTGACAAGGTTTATCCTGAGGTGAACGGATGGTCGGTTACATGGGGTATCGTGATGGCAGTCATCTTCTCTGCCGCCGCAGCCTATCTGGGCTTGAAGGTGGGTCAGGTGTTCGAGGCTGCCATCCCTATCGCCATCATCGCCGTGGGCGTAAGTACCGCTACCAAGCGTAGCAAGGCGCTGGGCGAGAATGTCATCATCCAGAGCATCGGAGCCTGTTCGGGTGCTGTGGTGGCAGGAGCCATCTTTACCCTGCCAGCCATCTACATCCTGCAGGCTAAATACCCGGAAATGACTACTTCGTTTATGAAGATTTTCATGGCTTCTGCCTTGGGAGGTGTGTTGGGAATCCTGTTCCTCATTCCTTTCCGCAAATACTTCGTAAGCGATATGCATGGTAAGTATCCATTCCCTGAAGCTACGGCTACCACACAGGTACTGGTAAGCGGAGCCAAGGGTGGCGACCAGGCTAAGCCGCTGCTCATAGCCGGACTGGTGGGTGGTCTTTACGACTTTATCGTAGCCAGCCTGGGATGGTGGAACGAGAATTTCACATCGCGTGTGGTAAGTCTGGGATGCGACCTGGCTGACAAGGCGAAACTCGTGTTCAAGGTGAATACAGGTGCTGCCGTATTAGGTCTGGGTTACATCATCGGATTGAAGTATGCCTTCTTCACCTGTCTGGGTTCGCTCGTAGTATGGTGGCTGATAGTTCCGGGCATGAGCGTTATCTTCCATGATAGCGTGCTGAGCGCCTGGGATCCTAGCATCGTGAAGACCGTGGGCGCCATGAGTCCGGAGGAAATCTTCCGTGCCTACGCCCGCAGCATCGGTATCGGCGGTATCGCCATGGCGGGTATCATCGGCATCATCAAAAGCTGGGGCATCATCAAGAGCGCCGTAGGACTGGCTGCCAAGGAGCTGAAGGGCAAGAGCGATGTAGATGAGAACGTGAAGCGCACCCAACGCGATATCTCTTTCAAGATTATCGCCATCGGTTCGCTCGTTACCATCCTCGTAACCTTCCTCTTCTTCTGGTTTGGCGTGATGGAGGGCAACCTTCTCTTCGCCATTATCGCCATCCTGCTCGTAGCTGTCATCGCCTTCCTCTTTACTACCGTAGCGGCTAATGCCATCGCTATCGTGGGTTCAAACCCTGTTTCGGGAATGACCCTGATGACGCTCATCTTCGCCTCTGTGGTGATGGTGGCTGTAGGTCTGAAAGGTCCTGGCGGCATGCTGGCTGCCCTGATTATGGGTGGTGTGGTTTGTACAGCCCTCTCGGTAGCAGGTTCGTTTATTACCGACCTGAAGATTGGTTACTGGCTGGGAACAACTCCTAAGAAACAGGAAGGATGGAAGTTCCTCGGTACCCTGGTGAGTGCGGCTACCGTGGGCGGCGTGATGATGCTGCTGAACGAGACTTACGGATTCGCATCAGGTTCGCTTGCTGCTCCTCAGGCTAATGCGATGGCTGCGGTCATCGACCCTTTGATGAATGGCGTGGGCGCTCCTTGGGTGCTCTATGGTATCGGAGCCGTAATAGCCATCGTGCTGACTTATTTCAAGATTCCTGCCCTGGCTTTCGCTCTGGGTATGTTCATTCCGCTGGAACTGAACGTTCCTCTGCTCGTGGGTGGCGCCATCAACTGGTATGTTACTTCGCGCAGCAAGGATGCCAAGGTGAACAGCGAACGTGGTGAGAAGGGAACGCTCATCGCCAGCGGTTTCATCGCCGGTGGAGCCCTGATGGGTGTGGTTAGCGCCCTTCTGAAGTTTGGCGGTATCGAGGTAAGCATCGCCGACAGCTGGTGGGTAAATCCGATGTCTGAGGTTTGTTCGCTCCTGGCTTACATCTGCCTCATCGGTTTCTTTATCAGAGCCACAAAGAAATAA
- a CDS encoding aldose 1-epimerase family protein has product MEQIKNDQLTLEISSLGAELQSIKDANGNEYLWDGDEKYWNRHSPILFPIVCGLWKDTYRTEGKEYHLPRHGFARDTEFKLVGKTADRLTFALIDNEETQKNYPYHFNLAISYRLQGNEIHVIWHVENTDDKEIFFQIGGHPAFMVPGCKKGEEMKATLKLDNEAPVRLYGNVGGCIDRQAKETVETDKGIWEVNEETFAEDAVIFDKSQVKQVSILNEQGEPHVTLEFKTPAVGIWNPTGKHAPFICIEPWYGLSDWAEYDGEFKDKYLMNRLQPGASFMSEYIIRIEK; this is encoded by the coding sequence ATGGAACAGATTAAGAATGATCAGCTCACACTTGAGATTTCATCTCTCGGAGCAGAACTTCAGAGCATCAAGGATGCTAATGGTAATGAATATCTCTGGGATGGCGACGAGAAATACTGGAACCGCCACTCTCCTATCCTCTTCCCTATCGTATGCGGATTGTGGAAAGACACTTATCGCACAGAGGGTAAGGAGTATCACCTTCCTCGCCATGGTTTCGCACGCGATACAGAGTTCAAACTCGTTGGCAAGACTGCCGACCGCCTCACCTTCGCGCTCATCGACAACGAAGAGACTCAGAAGAACTATCCTTACCACTTCAACCTTGCCATTTCTTACCGCCTGCAGGGCAACGAGATTCATGTCATCTGGCACGTAGAGAATACCGACGACAAGGAAATCTTCTTCCAGATTGGCGGTCACCCAGCATTCATGGTTCCTGGCTGCAAGAAGGGCGAAGAAATGAAGGCTACCCTGAAACTCGACAACGAGGCTCCTGTTCGTCTCTATGGTAACGTAGGCGGATGCATCGACCGTCAGGCTAAGGAAACCGTAGAAACCGACAAGGGTATCTGGGAAGTAAACGAGGAGACTTTCGCAGAAGATGCTGTTATCTTCGACAAGAGTCAGGTTAAGCAGGTGAGCATTCTCAACGAGCAGGGCGAACCTCATGTAACCCTCGAGTTCAAGACTCCAGCCGTAGGTATCTGGAACCCAACAGGCAAGCACGCTCCATTCATCTGCATCGAGCCATGGTATGGTTTGAGCGACTGGGCTGAATATGATGGCGAGTTTAAGGACAAGTATCTGATGAACCGTCTGCAGCCAGGTGCAAGTTTCATGAGTGAGTATATCATCAGAATAGAGAAATAA
- a CDS encoding DMT family transporter, with amino-acid sequence MRSSNKVKGFAAGIVAAVCYGTNPLGTLELYGDGFNSSSVLIYRYLLAVLMFAVVMLFRKESFKVKWGHLIRLGVLGCMFSLSSATLYVSFHYMAAGIASTILFVYPIMTAILMTVFFHEKVTWSTSLAILLAVSGVGLLYQGDGNDKLSTAGFALVMCSSLLYALYIISINQWKNPGMSNIKFTFYILVFGLLTMFVYSFIAGEPIQMLQTPKQWLCAAQLALLPTVLSLFFMTISINLIGSTPAAIMGALEPVTAVIIGVCIFGESFSLQLAFGILAILAGVTIIIARKKG; translated from the coding sequence ATGAGAAGCAGTAATAAAGTTAAAGGCTTTGCGGCGGGCATTGTTGCCGCAGTATGTTATGGTACCAATCCTTTGGGCACGCTCGAACTCTATGGCGACGGATTCAATTCCAGTTCTGTACTCATCTATCGTTATCTCTTGGCGGTACTGATGTTTGCCGTGGTGATGCTGTTTCGCAAGGAGAGTTTCAAGGTGAAGTGGGGACATCTGATTCGTCTTGGCGTGCTGGGCTGCATGTTTTCGCTCTCATCAGCTACGCTTTATGTCAGTTTCCATTATATGGCGGCAGGTATTGCCAGCACCATCCTCTTCGTTTATCCTATTATGACGGCCATCCTGATGACGGTCTTCTTCCACGAGAAGGTAACGTGGTCTACCTCGCTTGCCATTCTTCTGGCGGTATCGGGAGTAGGATTGCTCTATCAGGGCGATGGAAACGATAAGTTGAGCACGGCGGGTTTTGCCCTCGTCATGTGTTCATCCCTGCTCTATGCCCTTTACATCATCTCCATCAACCAATGGAAGAATCCGGGCATGTCGAACATCAAGTTTACCTTTTATATATTAGTCTTCGGACTGCTTACGATGTTTGTCTATTCGTTTATTGCAGGCGAGCCGATACAGATGCTTCAAACACCTAAACAATGGCTCTGTGCTGCCCAGCTGGCTTTGTTGCCAACGGTATTGTCGCTTTTCTTCATGACCATCTCCATCAATCTCATCGGCAGCACGCCAGCCGCCATCATGGGAGCCCTGGAGCCTGTAACGGCGGTAATCATCGGCGTCTGCATTTTCGGCGAGAGTTTCTCCCTTCAGCTTGCCTTCGGCATCCTCGCCATCCTGGCAGGTGTAACGATTATCATCGCAAGAAAGAAAGGGTAA
- a CDS encoding LysR family transcriptional regulator, which produces MEIRQLKYFLKVAETLNFSEASRKLYITQSTLSQQISHLEQEIGLPLFERNSHEVYLTEAGKELRPYAQNAVNSAEACVDHMNDLKEMLTGELNIGVTFSFSNIMSETLIAFLHAYPHVKLNIQYRTMQELMDGLKKRELDLVLAFKPLKNEKAVDSRAIFSNRLAAIVNVNHPLARLSSVKLSDLERYDLILPCKGLQARNAFDHMVEGKDLNYKIMVEVNNVNIIFDLLSRSNLVTILSESTTILQNGMKAIPIDAADNEMDGCIHILKDAYMKNSAQEFIRMLSQSTSILANFALKDILR; this is translated from the coding sequence ATGGAAATACGACAACTGAAATATTTCTTGAAGGTAGCCGAGACGCTCAACTTCTCAGAAGCTTCGCGCAAGTTATACATCACCCAGAGTACCCTCTCACAACAGATTTCGCATCTGGAACAGGAGATTGGTCTGCCCCTCTTCGAGCGCAATTCTCATGAGGTTTACCTCACAGAGGCGGGCAAGGAATTGAGACCTTACGCCCAAAACGCGGTCAATTCTGCCGAAGCCTGTGTAGACCACATGAACGATCTGAAGGAAATGCTTACAGGCGAACTGAACATCGGCGTAACGTTCTCCTTCAGCAACATCATGTCCGAGACGCTCATCGCCTTTCTCCACGCCTATCCTCATGTAAAGCTCAACATCCAATACCGCACCATGCAGGAACTGATGGACGGACTGAAGAAGCGCGAACTCGACCTCGTTCTGGCTTTCAAGCCTCTGAAGAACGAAAAGGCGGTAGACAGCCGAGCTATTTTCAGCAACCGTCTTGCCGCCATCGTGAACGTGAATCATCCGCTGGCGCGCCTTTCATCGGTCAAGCTTTCCGATCTGGAGCGTTACGACCTCATCCTTCCTTGCAAGGGTCTGCAGGCACGCAACGCCTTTGATCACATGGTAGAGGGCAAAGATTTGAACTACAAGATTATGGTAGAGGTGAATAATGTAAACATCATCTTCGACCTTCTGAGCCGCAGCAATCTGGTGACCATTCTCTCCGAATCGACCACCATTCTGCAGAACGGCATGAAGGCGATTCCTATCGATGCTGCCGACAACGAAATGGATGGCTGCATCCACATTCTGAAAGATGCTTACATGAAAAACTCAGCCCAGGAGTTCATCCGCATGCTGAGCCAGAGCACCAGCATCCTCGCCAACTTTGCGCTGAAGGATATCCTGAGATAA